The following is a genomic window from Panthera uncia isolate 11264 chromosome B4, Puncia_PCG_1.0, whole genome shotgun sequence.
GGTCACAGTTAAAAGTGAAGACAATCTAACCAGAAGCTTTAATGCCTGTCAGCTAATGTTGAAGCTTAAGTTCTGAGTGTGACATGCTGCAGGGTTGAAAGGAATGGTAATTAgtattcctctccttcctcttcacccTCTCCTTCAACAGAATCCACACCAACCTCCTCATAATCCTTCTCAAGGGCAGCCATGTCCTCACGGGCCTCAGAAAACTCTCCTTCCTCCATGCCCTCACCCACATACCAGTGAACAAAGGCACGCTTGGCATACATCAGGTCAAACTTGTGGTCCAGGCGAGCCCAGGCCTCAGCAATGGCTGTGGTGTTGCTCAGCATGCACACAGCTCGCTGTACTTTGGCCAGGTCTCCACCAGGTACCACAGTGGGAGGCTGGTAATTAATGCCAACTTTGAAGCCAGTGGGGCACCAGTCCACGAACTGGATGCTGCGCTTGGTCTTGATGGTGGCAATGGCAGCATTAACATCTTTGGGAACCACATCACCACGGTACAACAGGCAGCAAGCCATGTATTTACCATGGCGAGGGTCGCATTTCACCATCTGGTTGGCTGGCTCAAAGCACGCATTGGTGATCTCTGCTACAGAAAGCTGTTCATGGTAGGCTTTCTCAGCAGAGATGACAGGGGCATATGTGGCCAGAGGGAAGTGGATGCGGGGATAGGGCACCAGGTTGGTCTGGAATTCTGTCAGATCCACATTCAGGGCTCCATCAAATCTGAGGGAAGCAGTGATGGAAGACACAATCTGGCTAATAAGGCGGTTAAGGTTAGTGTAGGTTGGGCGTTCGATATCGAGGTTTCTACGACAGATGTCATAGATGGCCTCGTTGTCTACCATGAAGGCACAATCAGAGTGCTCCAGGGTGGTGTGGGTAGTGAGGATGGAGTTGTAGGGCTCAACGACAGCAGTGGAAACCTGGGGGGCTGGGTAAATGGAGAACTCCAGCTTAGACTTCTTGCCATAATCGACAGAGAGACGTTCCATCAGCAGGGAGGTGAACCCGGAACCAGTTCCCCCTCCAAAGCTGTGGAAAACCAAGAAGCCCTGAAGACCTGTGCACTGGTCGGCCTgttagaaaaaaggaacagacaaGAAAGATTATAATAGACCTTCCCAGAATTACAAAGCATTTCTTCACTTAAAATATCTTCATTGACGTTTATAAAATGACACCAAATAAATCATGTTgcagttgaaaatttaaaaaccctatCAAGGAATAATTTACCAGTTGTCCTCACTCCATTATATTTCTATTctgtgtttgaaaagaaaagatcGTATTTCAAATGTCTTCCTTAGGGTCATTATTTACTTTACTCTGGAGAACAAACATACCAGTTTCCGAATTCGGTCCAAGACAAGGTCGATGATCTCCTTGCCGATGGTGTAGTGCCCTCGGGCATAGTTATTGGCAGCATCTTCCTTGCCCGTGATGAGCTGCTCGGGATGGAAGAGCTGGCGGTAGGTGCCAGTGCGAACTTCatctggaagagaaaaacaaagcagccaCCCGTCACTCACAACCTGCACACGCCTGCCCAACCCCAGGGTGTCAATGGAGCCCTCACGACAGACCTCCTGTCTCAAGAGCCCTGAGATCTCCCTTGGGTTACTGAGGCCAACTCACCAATGACTGTGGGTTCCAGGTCTACAAACACTGCCCTGGGCACATGCTTGCCAGCGCCCGTCTCACTGAAGAAGGTGTTGAAGGAGTCATCTCCTCCCCCAATGGTCTTGTCACTTGGCATCTGGCCATCGGGCTGGATGCCGTGTTCCAGGCAATAGAGCTCCCAGCAGGCATTGCCGATCTGAACACCAGCCTGGCCAACGTGGATGGAGATGCACTCACGCTGTggcaaagaaggggaaaaaaaaaaaaaaaaaagaaaaaaaaaatcagcattaaaCTAATCTAGTAGTGACtgtgaaacagaacaaaataactTAAGTAATCAATCTTACAAATTTCCCCTTCTAAAACTAGTTAAAATGTAACATCTTTTCTAGGAGACAATCACTACACTTTTTAATCGGCATtgcttttaatgtatttcttttcaccCTGTAAATTGGGAAGGCCTCGTTCCAGACCAAGAAAGCTTAGTCACAGCTTTCTCCTTTGGAGCACCAAGATAGGGGGGAGGCCATTCATCCAGTGCTCAGGCTTCAGAATTCCATTTTAGACTAGGCGGCCAGATTTCCGGGCAGCTACCATCACAGGAAGCACGTGGCTAGAACAGTGCAGAGGAAATGTCTCGCCACAGGGACAAAGGGCGGGGTTTTGCGGCACCGGATGAATGAGCAATTCAgggtgtgtgcgcgcgcgcgcccgcCTGCGGCCAGCGGGACCGCGCAGCTGCAGACACGCAGCGGCCACGTCTGCTGAGGTGCTACCTCGGCCAACCATCTTCTGCTCCCCCGGGCGCTAGGCTTAGCCTAGCACCCCCACATCAGTCAGGGCGCAGCAGGGGATTATCAGCAGCCCAGATCTGGACCAAGATCCGATTTCCATTCTCTCAAAATCCCTCACCGCCACCAGCTGCTCCTACACGCATTCCTAACATAGGTCAAGGGACAGATGGGAGTCTAGAAGCTGTTGGGAGCAAATTATCCTAATACGCTGGCGTACTGCAGCACACTAACACGGAGGATTCTCCACATGTAGCTTTTCTttcgttaaaaaacaaaaaaaaattcaggctAACAGACGACACGCCCTACAGTGGCGGACGCGCAGGGCCCCAGCGCGCACGCGCAGACTGCAGGGGCGGTCTCCCGCCGCTCCCTGGCGGGAAGGTAACGGTCGCGCGTGCGCTTTTGTATTCCGGCTCCTTCCCGCCTCCGCTCTTCTCGCTAAGGAGGAAGTGAGGGCGTGGAGCCCGCGCGCGCTCCCGCCAAAGGccggggaaggaaggggggatgGGAACGCGCGGGAAAGGACTGTAGGGTCTCGGGTCACTGCACCCCGGAGGTAAGGGCTAATTGAGAGCCCCAACCACGGTCTGGGGAGCTGGGGCTCCGCCATCCCCTcccaaagacagagaagaaaatgcgCCCCCCTTCCATGCCCCAGCCGTTCTCACTACTCCCACCCTCGCCTCGCTTTTCGCCCTCCAAAACGAGGAGCGCTGATCTCTGGCTAAAAGGCCGTCCGAGACCGCCGGGCTGGCTTTTCCCGTTTTTCCAGAGCGAGGGCGGCGCCGCGAGTGGTCCACTCACCATGATGGCTAAGGGTTAGCAGGCGTAGGCGACAGGAGCAGACACCGGGTCCTGGTTACCGTCCCCGACAAGCTAAGAGTCGAGGTAAGTAACGCACTGAAGCGGGGGCGCTGCCGGAGCCACTTAAGTAGCGGTccggggaggggcgggcgggCACAGGCGGTGCCACTGCCGCgggcccctcccccggcccggcGCGCCCACTCGGCGCCCGGCTCGGCCGCCGCAGAGGCGGGCTTCTTGGACCGGAGCCCCCTCCCCGCTCCGGGCCTGCTGGGCGGGGTCCGCCGCGCCTGCGGACAGCGAGCTCGGGTGCTGCAGTCTTTGGCGCATGGCTGCCAGGgcctgggcggggggcgggcggcgggcgcaGGTTCCGAAACCAGCCAACGTGGGAACGGGAAAGGAGGCTTGCCTTAATATGGACGAACCCTAAGACTTAAGAAGTCCATACAGTTTTAAAGATGAAGCACCATGAAATGCAGAAACTTCTGGTCCGGCTAGCTCAGCTGATTATTTTCATGTTGCCACAATTTGTCAGtgagttttgcctttttcttttctcagttcctTTAAAGGCAGGCAGTGCATTCTTTACTTACCTGGTAATGTGGAGGATGCAAGGTTTAGAAAACAGACtagttttatttggtttattGTAATGACTTGTTCGTTAAAGTAAGGTGCAAGACGTTGGAAGCAAAAGTATTTCAGTCATTCAAAAAGTAGTACCGAAGCAATGAACATCGAGGCTGTTAAAACGACTTACTAGGCCCCATTTTTAGACCTAAACCAACAACTTTATGGAACAGTCTTAGGGGCTTTTAAAATGGGAGGATATTCAAAGATACATTTCACGGGCACCTGACTAGCTCAGTCGCTAGAGCCTGTGACTCCAgatctcggggtggtgagtttgagccccaagttgggtgtagagattcttaaaaataaaatcttaaacaacaacaacaacaacaacaacaacaacaacagaaaaacccCACAAAGGTACATTTCACATTTGGTAGCTGAATGGGAGTAGTGAGAACAGAAATTTGGGTAGAGAGGAAATTGTTTGACACCGAAGGATATTAGGAAGTAGGGAATCCTTGTGTTATATTTAGAGCTTTGTAAAactctatataataataaatgctttctGTTATGTCAAGATAGATCAGTTGGTTATGGCGCACTGCTTGGAGGCCCAGATAATAGTGGGTACCCCTTCCCCCCCAGACCTCACCCTGCCTTTCAGGAGAATCTATTACAAGACCATAAACTATATATTGCTAACCCTTGTAAATGCATAAAGTGGTTAGTTAGGATAAAGTGTGGCTTTAAAATGGCCCTAACAGAAACCTATTGCTGTTACACTATTCAAGATATCCTTGCAGTGATATGTTAGTaacagaaaaagtaaacataaaacagTAACAAGTCATAGCTCAAATTCAGTTATTACTTTACTCAGATTTGGTAAAGCCTTCACCCTTCATACCAAATAACAAATTTACACTATTAATATGTGTGTGTAGTTTGTAATgagacatatatatgtgtgtgtgtgtgtgtatgtttctgatttcatatatatttctagttttataaatatatatataatatctccACTTCTATGAACCTGGAATACAAACAAggaggttttcttttatttctaataaatatatattttttgtaatcCTGTTAAAAGGTTTTCAACTCAAGATCCAAATTTACACACATTTTCCAAACTGGGTTACCAGGGAcaggaatatatttaaatattgtctCACTTATTCTTAAAGGAGATGGAAAATGATTAGTTTGCTTGGCCCAGAAGAATGAATGTTAGGGAACCACCCTGCTTAACTCCATTTTGCTGTCTGCTCTGGATGAAAGCCATTTGGAAGCAGGCACCTCCCTTCTCCTAGCTCTCTGCAGAACCTTAGAGCTTTCACTGCAGAGATTTGCTCCTATGGGCCTATATGTTTCCCTAGACGCCTTCCTAAAATCATTAGCTTTGCTAGCCTTGTTTCAGTGAATTCCCCTGTTGTGAATAAGGAAGtatttgaggggtttttttaGGTCCCTGATGATACCTTGGTTTTTAGAGAGTAATTTAGAGCCAAAAAGgacttttaaatattatctaaTCTGGTATCTTTATGccagaaaaatattgaataatgCTAAGTATATTTTGCTACCTCTTTAGTACCTGAAAGGAAAAGctgacatttgttttttttttgtacccaTATTAAACTTACATAGGTTTATTTACTTGTattatatatagatgtatatactttgtatatatttagcAACTAAATAGTAGTTATCTATTGCTGGGATATAAACAGTATTATCCACTGTCTTAACATTTTAACTGATTATATTATAGATCTTTCTTTTGTTGGACTGTTTCAGAGCTTGTAACAATTTGCTTTGAGTTTTTGATGTAATGGAAATGTTGTGTTGCTATTTGAGCCACTCCCATCTTTGCTACTTAATATTGTGGCCATTTGCTACTGTTTTAACTGTTCTTTGCAGTCAGAACATTTTTGATAATTCCATATTGTGGTTTAGACACAACAGTTCACTttatattttgttcctttattaaCCAGCTctacagggaaagacaaaaataagtagCAATAACTTACCAAGCATCAACTATTTTCAAACATTTAGCCTTTATTCTTACTTATCACAGTGTTAATAAATTTACATATACTATTTTgtgttctctccctgccctcccccccac
Proteins encoded in this region:
- the TUBA1B gene encoding tubulin alpha-1B chain, yielding MRECISIHVGQAGVQIGNACWELYCLEHGIQPDGQMPSDKTIGGGDDSFNTFFSETGAGKHVPRAVFVDLEPTVIDEVRTGTYRQLFHPEQLITGKEDAANNYARGHYTIGKEIIDLVLDRIRKLADQCTGLQGFLVFHSFGGGTGSGFTSLLMERLSVDYGKKSKLEFSIYPAPQVSTAVVEPYNSILTTHTTLEHSDCAFMVDNEAIYDICRRNLDIERPTYTNLNRLISQIVSSITASLRFDGALNVDLTEFQTNLVPYPRIHFPLATYAPVISAEKAYHEQLSVAEITNACFEPANQMVKCDPRHGKYMACCLLYRGDVVPKDVNAAIATIKTKRSIQFVDWCPTGFKVGINYQPPTVVPGGDLAKVQRAVCMLSNTTAIAEAWARLDHKFDLMYAKRAFVHWYVGEGMEEGEFSEAREDMAALEKDYEEVGVDSVEGEGEEEGEEY